In one Macaca fascicularis isolate 582-1 chromosome 6, T2T-MFA8v1.1 genomic region, the following are encoded:
- the NR2F1 gene encoding COUP transcription factor 1 isoform X1 has translation MAMVVSSWRDPQDDVAGGNPGGPNPAAQAARGGGGGAGEQQQQAGSGAPHTPQTPGQPGAPATPGTAGDKGQGPPGSGQSQQHIECVVCGDKSSGKHYGQFTCEGCKSFFKRSVRRNLTYTCRANRNCPIDQHHRNQCQYCRLKKCLKVGMRREAVQRGRMPPTQPNPGQYALTNGDPLNGHCYLSGYISLLLRAEPYPTSRYGSQCMQPNNIMGIENICELAARLLFSAVEWARNIPFFPDLQITDQVSLLRLTWSELFVLNAAQCSMPLHVAPLLAAAGLHASPMSADRVVAFMDHIRIFQEQVEKLKALHVDSAEYSCLKAIVLFTSDACGLSDAAHIESLQEKSQCALEEYVRSQYPNQPSRFGKLLLRLPSLRTVSSSVIEQLFFVRLVGKTPIETLIRDMLLSGSSFNWPYMSIQCS, from the exons ATGGCAATGGTAGTTAGCAGCTGGCGAGATCCGCAGGACGACGTGGCCGGGGGCAACCCCGGCGGCCCCAACCCCGCAGCGCAGGCggcccgcggcggcggcggcggcgccggcgagcagcagcagcaggcggGCTCGGGCGCGCCGCACACGCCGCAGACCCCGGGCCAGCCCGGAGCGCCCGCCACCCCCGGCACGGCGGGGGACAAGGGCCAGGGCCCGCCCGGTTCGGGCCAGAGCCAGCAGCACATCGAGTGCGTGGTGTGCGGGGACAAGTCGAGCGGCAAGCACTACGGCCAATTCACCTGCGAGGGCTGCAAAAGTTTCTTCAAGAGGAGCGTCCGCAGGAACTTAACTTACACATGCCGTGCCAACAGGAACTGTCCCATCGACCAGCACCACCGCAACCAGTGCCAATACTGCCGCCTCAAGAAGTGCCTCAAAGTGGGCATGAGGCGGGAAG CGGTTCAGCGAGGAAGAATGCCTCCAACCCAGCCCAATCCAGGCCAGTACGCACTCACCAACGGGGACCCCCTCAACGGCCACTGCTACCTGTCCGGCTACATCTCGCTGCTGCTGCGCGCCGAGCCCTACCCCACGTCGCGCTACGGCAGCCAGTGCATGCAGCCCAACAACATTATGGGCATCGAGAACATCTGCGAGCTGGCGGCGCGCCTGCTCTTCAGCGCCGTCGAGTGGGCCCGCAACATCCCCTTCTTCCCGGATCTGCAGATCACCGACCAGGTGTCCCTGCTACGCCTCACCTGGAGCGAGCTGTTCGTGCTCAACGCGGCCCAGTGCTCTATGCCGCTGCACGTGGCGCCGCTGCTGGCCGCCGCCGGCCTGCACGCCTCGCCCATGTCCGCCGACCGCGTCGTGGCCTTCATGGACCACATCCGCATCTTCCAGGAGCAGGTGGAGAAGCTCAAGGCGCTGCACGTCGACTCGGCCGAGTACAGCTGCCTCAAAGCCATCGTGCTGTTCACGTCAG ACGCCTGTGGCCTGTCGGATGCGGCCCACATCGAGAGCCTGCAGGAGAAGTCGCAGTGCGCACTGGAGGAGTACGTGAGGAGTCAGTACCCCAACCAGCCCAGCCGCTTCGGCAAACTGCTGCTGCGACTGCCCTCGCTGCGCACCGTGTCCTCCTCTGTCATCGAGCAGCTCTTCTTCGTCCGTTTGGTAGGTAAAACCCCCATCGAAACTCTCATCCGCGATATGTTACTGTCTGGGAGCAGCTTCAACTGGCCTTACATGTCCATCCAGTGCTCCTAG
- the NR2F1 gene encoding COUP transcription factor 1 isoform X2, translating to MFGYSVQRGRMPPTQPNPGQYALTNGDPLNGHCYLSGYISLLLRAEPYPTSRYGSQCMQPNNIMGIENICELAARLLFSAVEWARNIPFFPDLQITDQVSLLRLTWSELFVLNAAQCSMPLHVAPLLAAAGLHASPMSADRVVAFMDHIRIFQEQVEKLKALHVDSAEYSCLKAIVLFTSDACGLSDAAHIESLQEKSQCALEEYVRSQYPNQPSRFGKLLLRLPSLRTVSSSVIEQLFFVRLVGKTPIETLIRDMLLSGSSFNWPYMSIQCS from the exons ATGTTTGGCTACT CGGTTCAGCGAGGAAGAATGCCTCCAACCCAGCCCAATCCAGGCCAGTACGCACTCACCAACGGGGACCCCCTCAACGGCCACTGCTACCTGTCCGGCTACATCTCGCTGCTGCTGCGCGCCGAGCCCTACCCCACGTCGCGCTACGGCAGCCAGTGCATGCAGCCCAACAACATTATGGGCATCGAGAACATCTGCGAGCTGGCGGCGCGCCTGCTCTTCAGCGCCGTCGAGTGGGCCCGCAACATCCCCTTCTTCCCGGATCTGCAGATCACCGACCAGGTGTCCCTGCTACGCCTCACCTGGAGCGAGCTGTTCGTGCTCAACGCGGCCCAGTGCTCTATGCCGCTGCACGTGGCGCCGCTGCTGGCCGCCGCCGGCCTGCACGCCTCGCCCATGTCCGCCGACCGCGTCGTGGCCTTCATGGACCACATCCGCATCTTCCAGGAGCAGGTGGAGAAGCTCAAGGCGCTGCACGTCGACTCGGCCGAGTACAGCTGCCTCAAAGCCATCGTGCTGTTCACGTCAG ACGCCTGTGGCCTGTCGGATGCGGCCCACATCGAGAGCCTGCAGGAGAAGTCGCAGTGCGCACTGGAGGAGTACGTGAGGAGTCAGTACCCCAACCAGCCCAGCCGCTTCGGCAAACTGCTGCTGCGACTGCCCTCGCTGCGCACCGTGTCCTCCTCTGTCATCGAGCAGCTCTTCTTCGTCCGTTTGGTAGGTAAAACCCCCATCGAAACTCTCATCCGCGATATGTTACTGTCTGGGAGCAGCTTCAACTGGCCTTACATGTCCATCCAGTGCTCCTAG